Genomic window (uncultured Desulfovibrio sp.):
CCGGCCTTGATAATCTGCTGCGCGGGCAATTCGACGCTGCGCTGGCCGAATTTGAAGGCTGCGGGCAGCAGCCCACAGCAGAGAAACTGTGCGAGCTCACGCGGGCCTGCGCTGATCTTTCTGCCTATGCGGCGGCACTGGCAGAAGGGGATCTGTCTGTGCGCCCGCCCAAATCCTGCCGGCACTTTTCCACGCACCTTGAAAGCCTGCACGCCAAGCTCAAACGTCTGGCGCGGCAACTGCTCATATTCAGCGCGGGGTACCCCATGCCTGCGGTTGACGATATGGGCGACCTCTCTGACGGGCTGACCTTCCTTATCAATCAGGCGCAGACCTGCAAAAAGCAGGTCGAGCACGACCAGAATCACGATGTTGAAACCGGCCTCATGAACCGCCGGGCCTTTGTTCGCGGCGTGCGCGAAGCCTTGCAGATGCAGCCCGGCAAATTTGGCGTACTGCTTTCGTGCGGTCTGGATAATCTCAAGTACGTAAATGAGGCGCATGGGTACGATGGGGGCGATCTGTACATAAGCAAGGTGGTTGAAGCCTTGCAGATGTGCGAAAATGACGCAGTGCTGCTGGCCCGCACGGCAGGCAGCGAATTTGCAGTTTTTGCCCACGGTTTTGATAATGAAGAAAGCGCCTTGCGTTTTGCGCAGGATAACCGCAAAACCCTGCTGAACACCACCATCGAGCTGCCCAATGAAGTTGTGCGCATACGCGCCTCGCTTGGGGTGGCCGTGTATCCCAGCGATGCCATGACTGGTGATGTGCTCATGAATTATGCCAGCCACGCCATGTTTGAAGTGCAGAATTTCAATCGAGGCACGCTCATGCGGTTCAATCCCGAAGTTTACCGGGCCAAGGCCAATATCTTGAGCCGGCAGGAACGTCTGGACGAATTGCTTGAAGGCCAGCTGATCCGCTTTGCCTTTCAGCCCATTGTGAGCCTGAAAGAGGGCTCAATTTACGGTTATGAGGCGCTCATGCGCTCCACAACCCCGCATTTTGCCTCGCCGCTTGATGTGCTGCAACTGGCAGAGGCGCAGTCAAAACTGCCCCAGCTGGAGTATATGACCTTCAGGATGATTTTTGACTGGATGGGCAAAAATCTCCCTTCGCTCGGCGCCAGAAAGATATTTTTCAACGCCATTTCCGCGCAGTATCTGGATGCTCGGGAGCTGCGCAATCTGCACCCGCGCTATGAAGACATAAGCCGCAACATGGTGTTTGAAATCATAGAAACCGCCAGCAGCGAGGAGGGCCTTGCCCAAAAGGTGCGCGAACTGCGCTCGGAGCTGGCGGCCTTTATCGCCATTGACGATTTTGGCTGCGCCCACTCAAATGCGCTGCGGCTTTTGAATATTTCGCCCGAGATTCTCAAAATCGACAGTTTTTTTATCCGCGCCATCCACAAGGCACCCGCATCCAAGAGGGAATTTCTTTCCAATATCCTTGTATATTGCCGTTCAAAGGGCATTCTCACCGTGGCGGAGGGTGTGGAAACCCACGAGGAACTTGCCAGCGTTGTTGCTCTGGGTTTTGATCTAGCGCAGGGCTTTTATCTGGCAAGGCCGGAATTCGCCCTCCAAGAACTTGCGCCAAGCCAGATTGAAGAAATCACCGCGCTCAAGCGCACAGTTTGATTCTGTTATTCTCCTCCATCTCCATTTTCCCTGTTTCCTGCCTGCTCCGCCTGCAAGCTGACTACCCCCCGTCCATTCCCATTCCTTTCATTCCGTTATGCCCAAAAGGCGCGGGATATCCCAGTCTTCCGTCTCTTTGAATGAAAGCGCGCGGCTCACGAAAATCTTGCTTGCCGCCGACAGGTCAAGCCTGTCTTCCATGTAGGCTACCCCTCTGGATTTTCTGACAATGATCACAGTTGGTCGGGTTGGAAAATCGGGGTTGCTGCTGCTTATGAGACCCATGCGCCCGTCTGAAAGCTTGACCGCCGTTCCTAGCGGGAAGACCCCCACCATCCTTATGAAAGAATCCGCAAAGCCGCGCGGCCATGCCGTTCCGTTCATTTTGTACATGATTGCCAGCGCATGACTGGGGCAAAGGGCCTCTTTATATACGCGCCTGGATGAAAGCGCGTCATACACATCGCAGATAGAGATGATACGTCCAAAAAGGCCGATGGCAGAGCCTTTGAGTCCGTAAGGATACCCCAGGCCATCGTACATTTCGTGGTGCTGGGCTGCGCCCTCAAGAATTTCTGGTGCGATATTGGGTATCTTGCGCAAAGCGTCATAGCCGAGCAGCACGTGCGAACGCATAACGGCAAATTCTGGCGGGGAAAGCGTGCGCGGCGCATTGAGGATTTCTCTCGGCACGAGTGCCTTGCCGTAATCATGAAACAGCCCGGCCATACCGGCAAGTTGCTGCTGCTGATCCGTGAGGCCCAGATGCCGGGCGAAGGCAACGGCGAAAATGGCCACGTTGACGCTGTGTCTGTAGGTGTATTCGTCACGCCCTTTCAGGTTGGCGAGTGTCAGCATGGCGTTGGCATTACGCTTGA
Coding sequences:
- a CDS encoding GGDEF domain-containing protein — its product is MDIETGLDNLLRGQFDAALAEFEGCGQQPTAEKLCELTRACADLSAYAAALAEGDLSVRPPKSCRHFSTHLESLHAKLKRLARQLLIFSAGYPMPAVDDMGDLSDGLTFLINQAQTCKKQVEHDQNHDVETGLMNRRAFVRGVREALQMQPGKFGVLLSCGLDNLKYVNEAHGYDGGDLYISKVVEALQMCENDAVLLARTAGSEFAVFAHGFDNEESALRFAQDNRKTLLNTTIELPNEVVRIRASLGVAVYPSDAMTGDVLMNYASHAMFEVQNFNRGTLMRFNPEVYRAKANILSRQERLDELLEGQLIRFAFQPIVSLKEGSIYGYEALMRSTTPHFASPLDVLQLAEAQSKLPQLEYMTFRMIFDWMGKNLPSLGARKIFFNAISAQYLDARELRNLHPRYEDISRNMVFEIIETASSEEGLAQKVRELRSELAAFIAIDDFGCAHSNALRLLNISPEILKIDSFFIRAIHKAPASKREFLSNILVYCRSKGILTVAEGVETHEELASVVALGFDLAQGFYLARPEFALQELAPSQIEEITALKRTV
- a CDS encoding HD-GYP domain-containing protein, producing MPAERIPIANLKPGMYVLNPGISWINAPLLYMREGLVADQAEIDGIIQQGFTEVIHDPESAVPAYEPSCGLPRVFSRHLAQAQRAHAAAYAHVKATMTSGVCGSADIAGAEPCVKSIILALKRNANAMLTLANLKGRDEYTYRHSVNVAIFAVAFARHLGLTDQQQQLAGMAGLFHDYGKALVPREILNAPRTLSPPEFAVMRSHVLLGYDALRKIPNIAPEILEGAAQHHEMYDGLGYPYGLKGSAIGLFGRIISICDVYDALSSRRVYKEALCPSHALAIMYKMNGTAWPRGFADSFIRMVGVFPLGTAVKLSDGRMGLISSSNPDFPTRPTVIIVRKSRGVAYMEDRLDLSAASKIFVSRALSFKETEDWDIPRLLGITE